tttaaccttttcttAGAAATTAATTGTGTTGATCAAGAACTTTTTTTTCAGTTTGAGTTTTTGAGCTCCAcaatatttatttgaaatataacAAAGGAAATTGGTCTAGAGCTGCAACATTATTTTTGATGAATTGCAAACTGAGTCAACCTCAAAGTCGATATCCCAAGTATGAAAGGAACATATAAGAACTTTTATCTCAGCAACAATATGTCCCACATCATCATTAAGGAGAAGAGCAAATTGCTATAAGAAGTTCATGTACAGTGCCTTCCgattatataaaaaaagccAATCTCAGGAGCAAAAGCACAAACATGAAGTACCTCTATATATCTTTTggtccaggaaaaaaaaatagtatagttGTTACTCTCTTAATAGACAAAGCATATAACAACTGTTTCTTTCTTCATTGCAAAATAGTTTGATCTCTCTATCTCTAGCTTCAATCAAAGAACTACCTACTCTAAAGTTAAATTTGTCATAAGACTTTATAAGCTTAGCTTTATTTGCTACTCATTACTtgcccacacacacacacgtacataaatacatacataccacacattgtttatattattatgaaaaacaaaatacaacaaaataaaataaatgagttatatgatgtagttataaataattattagcGAAACTACATTATTGGTCTTTAATGTTTACCTTGTGAGTGCtattgttttcttaaaagtttCTAATGAGTACTATTGGTCCTTCaagtttaaaaataagaattgtttttttttttttggctgaataaaaataaaaaataagaataagaattatTAGTTCTTTGGTTAATTGCTATTAGCATTATTGCCTATGTGGctaatgaaaaaataatctggcattttttttttttaaaactttcatATAAGTCTATATGGCAATAGCCACGTTGGTGAATTTGCTAGGCTAGCAACTTAGCATGTgagtcattattttttttaaaattattttgttaaaaaaaattcgaCATATTTTCTTGTGACTTCCCCCCACGCTTTATCTTTCTCCTCTCCCAACGGGTGGCCCTTTAACTGTTGCTACCGTTGCTGCTACTTCAGCCACTCCCACCACCGTTCGCCACTAGCAATTAACAAACTGTCGTAGTGTCGTCGTTGTTAATGCATCAGCAGCACAAAACATCTCTATGTCCTTCGCCAATCACCGTGGATCTGCCCCGATGGCTAATCTTGAAGGATCTTTATGTATCTTTGTTCTTAAAATTTGTTTCCAATGGATCTATAAATAACATAAAGaggtttaaatatttttcaatagtCTTCAAACATTTGAATGATTTTTAAGTATTATATTCAGATTTGCTTTCTTTTGCAAAatgttaaagattttttttttccggccCAACCAACCTTTGCAGGGATCAATGGTTGCCTTTTAACAAGAAAGGTTGTATGCATTGAATCCTTTTGTTGAGTTTCTTGCTCCCAATCAATAAATGTGTCCAATgaatcttgagagagagagagagagagagagatttttataAGACTTTGTATGGTCAAAGGTGAATCTACTTACTTTGCCAGCAGATTGGTGTTGCCTTTGATGTGATTTGGTAGTAGGATTGGAGGTTTGGAAGACGGCGAAGTAGAgaaagaggaggaagagagaggcTGAAGCcaatcttcttttttaattttttttaaaatatatacatattaattaAAGGTTATGTGGCAAAATTAAATAGCTGACATATTGTTACATTCCTAAGTTGTCACGTTAGTTTGTGTTTCGTTAATTACAGAGACAATAATAGTAACAGAGTTTGGGTAGGAAACAAACGCGGCATGTTTTCTGTCAAGAGTGCTTACTACGTAGCCTTGCCATTGATGGAAAAATCTGAATTGGGTGAATGCTCGATGGAAGATTGTAGAACCCCACTATGGAAGAAAATGTGGCAGCTCAAACTCCCCTCAAAGATCAGAATTTTTGCTTGGAGAGCATGCATGGAAGGACTGCCAACGAGATTGAATCTGCATAAGAGGGGGATAAACACTGAAGTGAACTGCCCTTTATGTGAGAAAGGTGTAGAAAGTACTAGTCATGCCTTACTGTACTGTGAAAGAAATTGGGATGTGTGGTGGAATTGGCATGAGTGCTCGATTAGCTTGCTGGCAGAGAATAAAACTTTTGTGGATGTTGCTTTGCAGATTTTGAGCAGGGGAACACCTCATGATCTGGAAACTCTTTGTGTCACGGCTTGGTCTATATGGTATAGAAGGAATAAAATGGTCCATGAATCCCTTTGCCTTGCTCCATCCCAAATCTGGGGGTTTGCGCAACGAACCCAAGAGGATTACAAAGGAGCTTTGGTTGTACACCAAATAAGACAGTAGCATTCAGATGTTGGGTGGACAGCACCACCCCCGGGTTTTTACAAGATAAATGTTGATGGTGCAATTGATGAGAATAGAAGGTTGTCCAGTGTGGGTGTGATCATTAGGGACTGTGAGGGAAGGGTAGTAGTAGCAAGAAGCAAGGTGTTGAATGGAATGTATGAAGTAGAAACAACTGAAGCTTTTGCAGTTGAAGAAGGTATCCTTCTTGCCCGTGAAAGAGGACTCAATCAAGTTGTCATAGAGTCGGACTCTTTGTCAGTTATCCAGGCTATCAATACAAACTCAAACATGGGAGAGCTGGGTTCAATTATTCAAGGAATCAGTGGCTTACTAAGGGAGTTTAGAAGCTGGAATGTGAAGCATCTGAAAAGGGAATTCAACAGAGCTGCGCATGAATTAGCACAGTTAGCAAAAGTTGCTGGGGCTACTCAGTCATGGGATGGAATAGACCCACCTTTGCTGCAAAGTTTGCTCATCTTTGATAGGGCGAAGTGTTAGTTTATTGTATTTTGTCTTTTCTCCCCTCTGTTGTACTTCAATTTCAGATTCAGTTAaatgagaattgagtttttcctctcaaaaaaaaaaaaaaaaaaaaaatagtaacagAGTTAATAAGTCAGTTTGTGTTTTGTTAACCACAAAGACAATAATATTAATAGAGTTaacagattctcaaaaaaaaaaaaaaaaaaaaaaaaaaaaaaacagagttaaaaaaaagactaatagtgtttattttttaaacttaagaATAGCACTCACTTGAAGCTTAAGAATCTAATTACGCTCATAAAATAAACTTTAAGGACTAATAATGTAGTTTCGTCATAATAATTCTTTGCTCGTCAATGTTGGCGCTTTTAATATTTGTGTTAgcatataatttaattttaaaaaaacttttgcTCTCCAAAAGCAATGAAAAAGTCTTTGAGAAAACAATGATGCAAAAAGGGGAAGGTTTTTGCAAATTAAGATTACCAAATaacatttataaaaagaaaaaaggaaaagaaaaaaaagaaaaaaacccaatacCACTACCTGTTTAATTACAAACATTAAAGTTATGTGTACATGCAAATTGATAGAAAGATTGCAACACAAAAAGGTAAAACCTTGGAAGAGAACTCAAACCTTGTAAAGGGTTTTGCACTGTTGTTCCTCTGGCAAGAAGAAACTTATTCATGGTGAGGAATGATATCTAGAATAGGTTTaaatggaaaattgtgagagagagagagagagagagagagagagagagagagagagagagagagagagagagagagagagagagagagagagagagagagagagagagagagagagagagagagagagagagagagagagagagatggttatatatatctcaaaatcAAGTAAAGAATACCCTAAGAGAAGATTTCTTGAAGAGAGAACTCCAATAAGAGTCTTATTTCTATAATAAATCCTACATATTGATGTTGGGTACAACTTTCcctccatgtttttttttttttttaactaagaaAATGATTACTAATTAAGTGATTTGCAACCTTTTTAGGAATATAATTATCTGCTCTCTGTTGTGTGGACTAATGATAAATTTGTTAGAGAAGCCTAAAATATAATAtgtactttttctttattattttttttatgagagtagACCACAAACTAAGGAGTCCTATTCTATTCAAAATCtattatcaacttttttttcccaaatgtaTAAACATTTCACACGACTTTCATTGAGATAAACTTGTGCATCACACCGACTAGTGACTAGTAATTGTTATATGTTGGATGCATGTTTTTGTATACAATACAAGCCAtttaatagcatttttttttcatgcattatttGAGCTCTCTTTGTTGTGATTTGAGCTtgaatttcaataattttttttaattgcaatgACAGGTACAcatagttatatattttaaaaatctaatcgttggtttgcatattctttatatttttaacatgcattttaaattttattcaaatcagatactaattattattttattcacaaacgtattttttatgcataagactataaaattaaacttaaagttttaacatttgattaatgacatggttattgatttttgattttcttaaaattttgcaaatatcgagaatataataagaaaatgcaatctaatggtgaatttttcaaaattcacattcaataaaaaagatATAAGGGAATAAATTTAAAGGGTTTCACTTTGGAGAGAAATTTTATCCTTAAGTTAAATGAGAATCAATGAATGCCATTATGATTGTTCTTTCACCATTTTGCATTATTCTCTAAGCTTTCATTTGACCAATAGAAATATGagactttttaatttatttgtgtatGTAGTTCTACAAGATAGGAATGCTACAAGATCAAACATATGTTGAAactaagggtgagtttggttcagcttttagaaaaagtgcataatgaaaaagtagagttttgtaaaagtgcataatgtaaaaagtggagtttcaaaaagctgagtgtttggtaaaaactgttaaaaagtgcataatgaaaaagctgagtgtttggtaaaagctgataaaagtggctttttgaggggtaaatgaccaaaaaggacaatgtatatataaggaaatttatttcaaatttttttttttttttatgtgagtttgtttcatacttaaatcaattacttcatcatacttaaatcaatttttctctttctaaaaaaattatttttttcttaccaatattagctaataataatctaccacttaagatttattgtgaaagtattgtaaaaatattgtgataaaaattgatagtaattttaattttaacatactagtaaaattatttttttctctttctaaaaaaattatttttttcttaccaatattagctaataataatctaccacttaagatttattgtgaaagtattgtaaaaatattgtgataaaaattgatagtaattttaattttaacatactagtaaaattatttttttctctttctaaaaaaattattttttttctcacaagtattagctaataataacctactacttaacatttattgtgaaaatattgtgacaacatttccttttttatctctttttttctctccacacaCGTGGctccccttactttttttttttttttcctctctttttttctcctccacacacgtacccacactcttttcttttttcttttttttttcctcctttcctCTTTAATTCATTTCTTCATACCACTTCCTCTTCAGTCCAGAACGTTCCACcactcctccttttttttttttttttttcctcctttcctCTTCAGTCCAGAACGTTCCACCACAgctctccttcttttttttttcctcctttcctCTTTAATTCATTTCATACCACTTCCTCTTCAGTCCAGAACGTTCCACCACAgctctccttcttttttttttttttttttttttttttcctcttagcactTCAAAACGAACggaggacttttttttttcctcaatccTTTTctttccagaattttttttttcattcgtTCGTTCCATAGtgagctgaaccaaactcacccaacTCCAGAGTAAATCTGTATCCTTTTctttgcagaatttttttttcccgtcCTTTTCGTTCGTTCCTTTTCTTGTCAGATCAGCTTCTATTCCGAAGACGGCGATGGCGGGGACTGTTTCGGTGTCGATCGCTTTGATGATTGCGTTCCCAGCGTGTTCTAAGAGCCACCGGAACTCATCCACCGCAAGATGGGTAACAAACTCCATTTGAAAGATTTTGCTacattctgattttttttttttttttttttttttttttttttgcattttgaggaatcctaatttgcaaaggattgattttttttttttccttagctgatttgggaatttattatagatttttttgtgtttggatttggaaatttgttgggagagcagagagattatttgggaatttgttatagattttttttgtgtttggagtTGGAAATTTATTGggagagcagagagatgagatgagaatGGATGATTTATCAAGGATAATTTCGTAATTTTTGGAAGAGCCCAACGGCTCAAAATCAAAACGCGCATAAGTTTTTGTTTATGGACCTCCAGAGCTCCATAAACTCAAACGCGCGtttcttcacaaatataaaacgcaactttttccaaaaagttgcgttttatacTTACCAAACACTATTTTCGGTCTGGCTTTTTTGAAAACGCGCGTTTTGAGCTGAAAATGCTGAAACAAACGGGCACTAAGATAAAAAGACTTGAAAAACTAGCATATGGTTACAATCCAGCGGAATCAAGAAGTTTGGTAAAGCCATAACTAACTCCCATGGCCACCAAACCTCCAAGTAACACCCTTAACGAGGACTTCACAGCCGTCCCAGCTGGAATAGAACCTAACCCTCCAAACAATAACAAGGCAAAGCTTACAACCGCTATTATCAACCCTACCCTCACACAATTCTTTACAAACTGTACCCCTAATAATAGCCATACACAAGCTCCCACGAGAAATGAAAATGCTGTGTCTATTGACAATCCATGCCAAGGGTTTGACAATTTCTCCTTCTCAGCGTCTAACTCCTCGACTCCCATGTTCTCAATGCTACACTCTCTCTTCATTTGTGCATTATCTATGTAATATTTTGAGCAAGCTGAGATGAACTCTCCTATAGCCATACTACAAGCTCCTGCAACCAACCATGAAACTCCACTAAAGATCGCAGTCTTATCTTTTAAGACAGCTCCAATTAAAATCATATAGGATGGAAAGTAAAGCAACGCATCACTGTAACCCAAGATGGTGGTTCGTAGCCATTGTCCCCTTTTGGTGTGGTCTAGGTCTTGAGCTTGATGGGCTGCCATTGAAGAAATGTTGTGGAAAAGCAAAGAAGCTATGATTATACGGAAGAAGGTTATGATAATGAGTCCATGGAGG
This DNA window, taken from Quercus robur chromosome 2, dhQueRobu3.1, whole genome shotgun sequence, encodes the following:
- the LOC126715827 gene encoding vacuolar iron transporter homolog 4-like isoform X2, which produces MAAHQAQDLDHTKRGQWLRTTILGYSDALLYFPSYMILIGAVLKDKTAIFSGVSWLVAGACSMAIGEFISACSKYYIDNAQMKRECSIENMGVEELDAEKEKLSNPWHGLSIDTAFSFLVGACVWLLLGVQFVKNCVRVGLIIAVVSFALLLFGGLGSIPAGTAVKSSLRVLLGGLVAMGVSYGFTKLLDSAGL